A region from the Triticum urartu cultivar G1812 chromosome 1, Tu2.1, whole genome shotgun sequence genome encodes:
- the LOC125532761 gene encoding uncharacterized protein LOC125532761, giving the protein MLLPEMNCSFLKAAAVAVVVAVLAATAGANSFVSVAPLPAVFLFSPPCFLWIAANVIVVWLLSSCRHRGTAVAAGLSSTASDVSAAMGGMLFPPLEHDVFAAAPDDVVAPPAPVSTSRPREARTAKRPVDRPRVRKKLAGEGTVTVGGAVAEAKPKGKKEHIEEEKPRPSAAATEAKAVGVDDVSMDTAWQSIVRSGAARPVAVRKSETWGGEELPRMRRAADKAVVARREMRKSATMVPPSPPHPAAASSPVAERQGWRTRDVLGMAQDELLRRAESFIRRQHEHLRMQRQESEQRQAMERDRRRPAPIRV; this is encoded by the coding sequence ATGCTCTTGCCCGAGATGAACTGCTCCTTCCTCAAGGCGGCGGCGGTCGCCGTGGTCGTGGCGGTTCTGGCGGCCACGGCCGGCGCAAACTCCTTCGTCTCCGTGGCGCCTCTCCCCGCCGTTTTCCTCTTCTCCCCTCCCTGCTTCCTGTGGATCGCCGCCAACGTCATCGTCGTCTGGCTCCTTTCCTCCTGCCGCCACCGCGGAACAGCCGTCGCGGCCGGACTCTCGTCCACGGCCAGCGACGTATCCGCTGCCATGGGCGGCATGCTCTTCCCTCCGTTGGAACACGACGTCTTTGCTGCCGCTCCTGATGACGTCGTCGCGCCGCCGGCGCCGGTCTCGACGAGCCGGCCGCGGGAAGCGAGAACGGCTAAGAGGCCGGTCGACCGCCCCCGCGTGCGGAAGAAACTCGCCGGCGAGGGCACGGTCACGGTGGGAGGCGCCGTGGCGGAGGCCAAGCCCAAGGGCAAGAAGGAACACATCGAGGAGGAGAAGCCGAGGCCCTCGGCCGCCGCGACCGAGGCCAAGGCCGTTGGCGTGGACGACGTGTCTATGGACACGGCGTGGCAGTCCATCGTGAGGAGCGGCGCGGCGCGGCCGGTGGCCGTGCGGAAGAGCGAGACGTGGGGCGGCGAGGAGCTGCCGCGCATGCGGCGCGCGGCCGACAAGGCCGTGGTCGCGCGGAGGGAGATGCGTAAGTCAGCCACGATGGTCCCGCCCTCCCCGCCGCACCCGGCCGCGGCGTCGTCCCCGGTGGCGGAGAGGCAGGGGTGGCGCACCAGGGACGTGCTGGGGATGGCGCAGGACGAGCTCCTCCGCCGCGCCGAGAGCTTCATCCGGAGGCAGCACGAGCACCTGCGCATGCAGCGGCAGGAGTCCGAGCAGCGCCAGGCCATGGAGCGCGACCGCCGCCGCCCTGCTCCCATCCGCGTCTAG